One segment of Treponema vincentii F0403 DNA contains the following:
- a CDS encoding DUF362 domain-containing protein → MAYKISDACVNCGACEGECPVGAISEANGARVIDADACISCGACAGVCPTEAISEA, encoded by the coding sequence ATGGCTTATAAGATCTCCGATGCTTGCGTTAATTGCGGTGCATGCGAGGGCGAATGCCCCGTAGGCGCTATCAGTGAAGCGAATGGAGCGCGCGTTATCGACGCTGATGCTTGTATCAGCTGCGGTGCATGTGCAGGCGTTTGTCCTACGGAAGCAATCTCCGAAGCATAA
- the mutS gene encoding DNA mismatch repair protein MutS has protein sequence MAKPAPITPMMQQYLSIKAQYKDAVLFFRLGDFYEMFNDDAIEVSKLLNLTLTQRTGSPMCGIPYHASRIYIARLLRAGKKVAICEQVSDVVPGELTERKIVEVITPGTATGDDFLEQGQNNYLAAVYCTPKEITYNGVTDVFIGFAYLDVSTGEFFATSFPRSDFAEQFKKELGRVQPREILIQISLADSVPALKALCGEYPQMLQNLYPDWYFSATSAEKRLCACFGTESLKSFGLTAPSPELPPAGLLLQYLDQTTGAALPHITGIKVYRDSDFVMMDDATRKNLELLQNLHDSTDAFTLFETVNYTKTAMGTRLLRQWLYHPLRTAEEINARLNKTVVLFRNEKALAAVRTTLAAVLDIHRLTGRVAMQRAHGKDLLGIKQSLKACIELAHLSRINSLFFLQLPQELHDDMEGLYTLLDKSIAEDCPIALTEGGLIKQGWSEKLDELRDMRDNANKLLEAYLEKEREKSGIKNLKIKYNRLSGYFLEVTRGTLKTVEIPKHFIRRRSLTTADRFTTDDLSKLETKLNDVGENIIACEKELFLTVHTEVYNRIGLLHLLAKEIAELDVLQSFAYAAALHAWVKPEFSADGLLDIREGRHPVVENHLPAGEFVPNSIKLSSAADADIPSFALITGPNMAGKSTFLRQTALIVLLAQVGSFVPAEKALLTPVDCIFCRVGASDNLARGESTFLVEMTETAYILRNASVNSLVIMDEIGRGTSTGDGFSIARAVSEYLLQTTGAKTLFATHYHELAQLIHPRLQRLCLDVAETEGKIVFLKKVIEGIAAHSYGVHVAELAGLPETVIRRATELLNTQVSGTAVSTDFTVPEKKHPSPEKNLFSDEELIINEILSTDTDGTTPLQALQMISRWKKTLFAGN, from the coding sequence ATGGCAAAACCGGCGCCGATCACCCCGATGATGCAGCAATATCTCTCAATAAAGGCACAGTATAAAGATGCCGTGCTCTTTTTCCGCTTAGGCGATTTTTATGAGATGTTCAATGACGATGCAATCGAGGTGAGTAAGCTGCTGAATTTGACGCTGACGCAGCGGACGGGTAGCCCTATGTGCGGTATTCCCTACCATGCCTCGCGTATTTATATTGCACGGCTGCTCCGTGCCGGAAAAAAAGTTGCTATTTGCGAACAAGTTTCGGATGTCGTGCCCGGGGAACTTACGGAGCGGAAAATCGTAGAAGTGATTACTCCCGGCACCGCAACGGGCGACGACTTCCTTGAACAAGGGCAAAATAATTATCTTGCAGCAGTTTACTGCACGCCGAAAGAGATTACGTACAACGGCGTTACGGATGTATTTATCGGTTTTGCCTACCTCGATGTCAGCACGGGGGAGTTTTTTGCTACGTCCTTTCCCCGTTCCGACTTTGCCGAACAATTCAAAAAAGAACTCGGCCGTGTACAGCCGCGGGAAATCCTTATTCAAATATCGCTCGCCGATTCGGTACCTGCTTTAAAAGCCTTGTGCGGAGAGTACCCGCAGATGCTGCAGAACCTCTATCCCGATTGGTATTTTTCCGCTACTTCCGCCGAAAAGAGACTTTGTGCGTGCTTCGGTACCGAAAGCCTTAAATCGTTCGGCCTAACGGCTCCTTCGCCGGAGTTACCGCCGGCAGGATTGCTTTTGCAGTATTTGGATCAAACAACCGGAGCGGCACTGCCGCATATTACGGGTATAAAGGTATACCGCGACTCCGATTTTGTGATGATGGATGATGCAACCCGCAAAAATCTTGAATTGCTGCAAAACTTGCATGACAGCACTGATGCTTTTACGCTGTTTGAAACCGTCAACTATACCAAAACGGCGATGGGAACGCGGCTGCTGCGGCAATGGCTCTATCACCCGCTCCGGACGGCCGAAGAAATAAACGCACGGCTTAATAAAACAGTGGTGCTTTTCCGAAATGAAAAAGCGTTGGCTGCCGTTCGGACTACACTTGCGGCAGTGCTGGATATCCACCGGCTTACCGGCAGGGTCGCCATGCAGCGGGCTCATGGAAAAGACCTTTTAGGGATTAAGCAGAGTCTTAAAGCATGTATCGAGCTTGCACACTTGAGTAGAATTAACAGCCTCTTTTTTTTGCAGCTGCCGCAAGAGCTGCATGACGATATGGAAGGGCTGTATACCCTTTTGGACAAAAGCATTGCCGAAGATTGCCCGATTGCCCTTACCGAGGGCGGTCTGATTAAGCAGGGATGGTCTGAAAAACTGGATGAACTGCGTGATATGCGGGATAACGCCAATAAGCTTTTGGAAGCTTATTTGGAAAAAGAACGGGAAAAATCCGGTATTAAAAATTTAAAGATTAAATACAACCGGTTAAGCGGTTACTTTCTGGAGGTAACGCGCGGTACCCTTAAAACGGTAGAAATCCCCAAGCATTTTATTAGGCGGCGTTCTCTTACCACAGCCGATCGTTTTACCACGGATGATTTAAGCAAACTTGAAACAAAACTGAACGATGTAGGCGAAAATATTATTGCATGCGAAAAAGAGCTGTTCCTTACAGTGCATACGGAAGTATACAACCGGATTGGTCTATTGCACCTTCTTGCAAAAGAGATTGCAGAATTGGATGTACTGCAATCCTTTGCTTATGCGGCAGCCCTTCATGCATGGGTAAAACCGGAGTTTTCCGCCGACGGGCTTTTGGATATCCGCGAAGGACGGCATCCTGTTGTGGAAAATCATCTACCGGCAGGCGAATTTGTGCCGAACAGCATTAAGCTTTCGTCCGCCGCCGATGCGGATATTCCTTCGTTTGCCCTCATTACCGGTCCTAATATGGCGGGTAAAAGCACCTTTTTGCGGCAAACCGCCCTGATTGTGCTGCTCGCACAGGTCGGTTCCTTTGTGCCGGCGGAAAAAGCGCTGCTTACCCCCGTCGACTGTATTTTCTGCCGGGTAGGCGCCAGCGATAATCTTGCCCGCGGGGAATCCACCTTTCTTGTCGAAATGACCGAAACTGCGTACATCCTGCGGAACGCTTCGGTTAACAGTCTTGTCATTATGGATGAAATCGGTAGGGGCACTTCGACGGGAGACGGATTTTCTATTGCGCGGGCGGTGAGCGAATACCTTTTGCAGACCACCGGGGCAAAAACCCTTTTTGCAACCCATTACCACGAGCTGGCTCAACTTATCCATCCGCGGCTGCAACGGCTGTGTTTGGATGTGGCGGAAACCGAGGGAAAGATTGTATTTTTAAAGAAAGTTATCGAAGGGATTGCAGCCCATTCGTACGGCGTGCACGTTGCAGAGCTGGCCGGGCTGCCGGAAACGGTCATACGGCGCGCAACGGAGCTTCTTAACACTCAAGTTTCCGGCACTGCCGTGTCTACGGACTTTACCGTGCCGGAAAAGAAACATCCCTCACCGGAAAAAAATCTCTTTAGCGATGAAGAACTGATTATCAACGAAATCCTTTCTACCGACACCGACGGAACTACTCCGCTCCAAGCGCTGCAGATGATCAGCCGTTGGAAAAAAACACTCTTTGCAGGTAACTAA
- a CDS encoding OmpH family outer membrane protein translates to MKKHVFILICLLAGAGALAAQQITRFAVVDTSRIYTTFLRDSRSVRDYQAKQVKYQAETQRMSDEIIELRQKKVDAEAIGRTDAVQKYQAEIDAKTSFLLEYSKACNDELAMLRKNLVSDDTFYSRLYAAIKRIAESQGYTMVLNLQQGEAIVWYSPTVDITETVIRELSSN, encoded by the coding sequence ATGAAAAAACATGTTTTTATATTGATTTGTCTTTTGGCGGGAGCCGGCGCATTAGCGGCACAGCAGATAACCCGTTTTGCAGTTGTAGACACCTCCCGTATTTACACTACTTTCTTGCGGGATTCCCGCTCCGTCCGCGACTATCAGGCAAAGCAGGTAAAATATCAGGCTGAAACGCAACGGATGTCCGATGAGATTATCGAACTCCGGCAAAAAAAAGTGGATGCCGAAGCAATCGGACGCACCGATGCCGTACAAAAATATCAGGCCGAAATCGATGCAAAGACCAGTTTTTTGCTTGAGTATTCCAAGGCTTGCAATGATGAACTTGCAATGCTGCGGAAAAACCTTGTAAGTGATGATACATTCTATTCCCGCCTTTATGCCGCTATTAAGCGGATTGCGGAAAGCCAAGGATATACAATGGTTTTAAATTTGCAGCAAGGGGAAGCTATCGTTTGGTACAGCCCCACCGTCGATATTACTGAAACCGTTATTCGAGAGCTCAGTTCAAACTAA
- the bamA gene encoding outer membrane protein assembly factor BamA, with product MLKKMIAVTAFMVSVCFLWAQSSDNWYENKPITSIVFQGLNSVSKTEMAGIFDSFKGKPFSDEIYSEILQKLYALDYFSNIVPKAVPADMDYQYVRLEFEVTEKPVVTLITITGNHQISRGDLLSKILLKKGDIYNEIKKNADEQTIKNYYIEKGYASVVVNSSVSDSPQGGVSLEFTINEGKQTIVSEVAFQGNTAVGEKALKGVLATKPAKFLVKGIFQERLLEEDKTAIQQFYGERGYIDAHVENIVQDVDSESDPQKNMVKLTYIIMEGEQYFYNGTSFEGNKIFSTEDLSAKIRLTPGGVLNMTRFEQGFQAIADMYFENGYTSNYIARAVQRDSATKKVSFVITIVERSRSHIENIIIRGNARTKDYVIKRELLFEPGDVFSKSKFTNSLRNLFNLRYFSTVVPDVQAGSEQDLIDVILNVEEQSTASIQFGITFSGISDADSFPLSLFVQWQERNLAGRGNELSVNATAATDNQTIQLGYAENWFLGYPLTLGFDLSLTHKSLFDYQDMVFPYGPFASKKEFEKNQDLANAYRMRYDRFETTFGIHTGYRWYPQFCMITWRGGVNFSLVKNFYDTSLYRAADQTVRQQQANWRLSNSFWTRLSFDGRDITYDPSKGWFLSEQVSFFGIIPKLEDEYFFRSETKAEAYITLVNYPVSEIWNLKFVLAFYTGFSFQIPMPNSLIGDSSKLAIDGMFTGRGWMTLGSSGKGNVLLNHWVEFRWPLAHGILSFDFFADAAAVKKDLADLKTFKIDDYYFSFGPGLRFVIPQFPLRLMFANTFKAENGKLVWGNGKGADWRFVLSFNVPNL from the coding sequence ATGTTAAAAAAGATGATAGCCGTAACGGCATTCATGGTATCCGTGTGCTTTTTATGGGCACAATCTTCCGATAATTGGTATGAAAATAAACCGATAACAAGCATTGTTTTTCAGGGATTAAACAGCGTATCGAAAACCGAAATGGCCGGTATTTTTGATTCGTTTAAGGGTAAACCCTTTTCAGATGAAATATATTCGGAAATTTTACAAAAATTATATGCCCTTGATTATTTTTCCAATATTGTACCTAAAGCTGTTCCTGCCGATATGGACTATCAGTATGTGAGGCTTGAATTTGAAGTAACGGAGAAGCCTGTTGTTACATTGATAACGATAACCGGTAATCATCAAATTTCACGTGGTGATCTTTTATCGAAAATATTATTGAAAAAAGGCGACATCTATAATGAAATAAAAAAGAATGCCGACGAGCAAACCATTAAAAATTACTATATAGAAAAAGGTTATGCATCGGTTGTTGTAAATTCAAGTGTATCCGATAGTCCGCAAGGAGGTGTTAGCCTTGAATTTACCATTAACGAAGGAAAGCAGACAATCGTTTCGGAGGTTGCTTTTCAAGGTAACACCGCTGTGGGGGAAAAGGCTTTAAAAGGCGTATTAGCTACCAAACCGGCAAAATTTCTTGTAAAAGGAATTTTTCAAGAGCGTCTGCTGGAAGAAGATAAGACTGCTATTCAGCAATTCTACGGTGAACGGGGGTATATCGATGCCCATGTCGAAAATATTGTGCAGGATGTAGATTCAGAATCCGATCCGCAAAAAAATATGGTAAAGCTGACATATATCATCATGGAAGGGGAGCAGTATTTCTACAACGGAACCTCTTTTGAAGGGAATAAGATTTTTTCTACGGAAGATCTAAGTGCAAAAATAAGACTGACGCCGGGCGGTGTTTTGAATATGACCAGATTTGAACAGGGCTTTCAAGCAATCGCCGATATGTATTTTGAAAACGGTTATACATCAAATTATATTGCAAGAGCGGTTCAGCGCGATTCGGCAACGAAAAAAGTGTCGTTCGTTATTACGATTGTCGAACGGAGTAGAAGTCATATCGAAAATATTATCATCCGCGGTAATGCACGCACAAAAGATTATGTTATAAAGCGTGAACTTTTATTTGAACCGGGCGATGTGTTTTCAAAGTCAAAATTTACAAATAGTTTACGAAACTTATTTAATCTCCGCTATTTTTCGACTGTTGTACCGGATGTACAAGCAGGTTCAGAGCAGGATCTTATCGATGTTATCCTCAATGTTGAAGAGCAATCGACGGCCAGCATCCAATTCGGTATTACATTTTCGGGTATTTCCGATGCAGATAGCTTCCCCCTTTCGCTGTTTGTGCAATGGCAGGAACGGAACCTTGCAGGGCGGGGAAATGAATTATCGGTTAATGCTACGGCGGCGACCGATAATCAAACAATTCAGCTCGGCTATGCTGAAAACTGGTTCCTCGGCTATCCACTAACGCTTGGATTCGATCTGTCGCTGACGCACAAATCTTTGTTCGATTATCAAGATATGGTATTCCCCTACGGCCCGTTCGCGAGTAAGAAAGAATTTGAAAAAAATCAAGACTTGGCAAATGCATACCGAATGCGCTATGACCGATTTGAAACGACGTTCGGTATTCATACCGGTTATCGGTGGTATCCCCAATTCTGCATGATTACATGGCGCGGCGGGGTTAACTTTTCGCTGGTAAAGAATTTCTATGATACTTCATTATACCGCGCAGCAGACCAGACCGTACGGCAGCAGCAGGCAAACTGGCGGCTCAGCAACTCATTCTGGACACGACTCTCCTTTGATGGACGCGATATCACGTATGATCCTTCAAAAGGCTGGTTCTTGAGTGAGCAGGTCTCTTTCTTCGGCATCATACCGAAACTCGAAGATGAATACTTTTTCCGTTCCGAAACCAAAGCGGAGGCATATATTACACTTGTCAATTATCCCGTTTCGGAAATTTGGAATTTAAAATTCGTACTGGCCTTCTATACCGGATTTTCATTCCAAATCCCCATGCCGAACAGCCTTATCGGCGACAGCAGCAAGCTTGCAATTGACGGTATGTTTACCGGCCGCGGCTGGATGACACTCGGTTCTTCAGGCAAGGGAAATGTACTGCTTAACCATTGGGTGGAGTTTAGATGGCCGTTAGCTCACGGTATCCTTTCCTTCGACTTTTTTGCCGATGCTGCTGCAGTCAAGAAAGATTTAGCCGATCTAAAGACCTTTAAAATTGACGATTATTATTTCAGCTTTGGTCCGGGATTGCGTTTTGTTATTCCTCAATTCCCGCTGCGGCTAATGTTTGCAAATACCTTTAAAGCGGAAAACGGAAAACTGGTATGGGGTAACGGCAAGGGCGCCGACTGGCGTTTTGTTTTGTCGTTTAATGTTCCCAATTTATAA